Genomic segment of Gloeocapsa sp. PCC 7428:
CGGTGACGACACCTTTAACTTGCGGTGATATATCTGCCCACTGCACAGCGTTTTTATTGTCCGCAGTCATTCCCCATAGCATGGCATCAAGCTGCTGGTGTTTCCCTAGATAAGCCAATGCATGAGGTGTCAAAAGATTATGAAAAATCGTTTGTTGCGGAGGTTCTACTAGCGCAACTTTAGCGTTAAGTTGAGTCGCCAGAATCGCTGCATAGCGCCCTGTAAGACTGCCACCAATAATTACAACATCATAGTCAATCATAATATTTAGCTAATAGCTAATTGCTAATCGCTAGTAGCTGAAACAATGCTTGCAACAAACGTTCATTTTCTTCATTTGAGCGTACCGCAATGCGGAAAAAGCGATCGCCTAAGGTAGGAAAACTCAAACAATCGCGAATTAAAATTTTATAATGCTGTAACAACTGCTGTTGTAAAATTTGACTTGATTCGCATTGCACCAGTAAAAAGTTAGCGGTACTTTCTAAAGGCTGCAACCCTGGTATTTGCGCTAAACCGTCAAACAATTGCACTCTTGCGGGTGGTAGCCATGCCCAAGTTCGCTGTTGAAATTCGCTGTCATGAATCGCGGCGATCGCCGCCGCTGCTGCAAGGGTATTAACCGTCCACGGATCGCGTCGTTGTTGCCAGCTTTGTAGACGGTCTGGGTGCGCGATCGCATATCCGAGTCGCAGCCCAGGTAAACTGTAAAATTTGGTGAGCGATCGCAAAATGACTAAATTGGGATACTTCTGTACCAGAGGAATCAAACTTTGTTCTTCACCAGGCGGCAGAAAATCCATAAACGCTTCATCCACCACAACCAAAGCAAATTGCTCAAGATAAGGCAGAATGGTTTCCCGCAAAAACATCTGCCCTGTAGGGTTGTGAGGATTATTCAAAAGTAAGCCGCACTTTGATGCTGCAACGTTACTCCCGATCTTTAGTTCTAACGGACATTCCTGCACTGTCGCACCAAAAGCCTTCAAAGCGCGATAGTAATCGGCAAAGGCTGGGGTATATAAGTAAGTTTTAGCAAGTTGTGCTAAATCCCAGCCTGCCCAGGTAAGTAATTCTGCCGAGCCATTCCCCGGCAGAATCCATTCGGGTGGTAATTGATGCCATTGACCTAACGCGGTGCGTAGTTCCCCATAGTTGGGGTCTGGATAAGCGCTTAGATCCCCTAGATGCGCTTGAATTGCTGCGATCGCACTCTTGGGCGGTCCCAAGGGGTTGATACTTGCAGAAAAATCCAGAATATCGCTAGGGGAACAGCCAGCAACTGCTGCTGCCCAGGCTAAATTCCCCCCGTGAATAGGTCGCATCAAGTATGTGAGCAGTTTTACTAGTCTTTGCCTGGTGACACTTTTTCGCGGAAAAGCTTCCCAGCGGAGAATGCAGGCACCTTTGTTGCTGGGATATCCATTTTATCACCTGTTTTCGGGTTACGACCTTCACGGGCTTTGCGCTCGCGTGGCTCGAACGAACCGAAACCTACCAGCGTGACTTTATCACCAGAAGAAACCGCTTCGATGATTGTTTCTAAAGCTGCGGTTAAAACTGCATCGGCTTGCTTTTTGGTAACGCTTGCCTTATCTGCGATCGCGTCAACTAA
This window contains:
- the cobD gene encoding threonine-phosphate decarboxylase CobD; protein product: MMRPIHGGNLAWAAAVAGCSPSDILDFSASINPLGPPKSAIAAIQAHLGDLSAYPDPNYGELRTALGQWHQLPPEWILPGNGSAELLTWAGWDLAQLAKTYLYTPAFADYYRALKAFGATVQECPLELKIGSNVAASKCGLLLNNPHNPTGQMFLRETILPYLEQFALVVVDEAFMDFLPPGEEQSLIPLVQKYPNLVILRSLTKFYSLPGLRLGYAIAHPDRLQSWQQRRDPWTVNTLAAAAAIAAIHDSEFQQRTWAWLPPARVQLFDGLAQIPGLQPLESTANFLLVQCESSQILQQQLLQHYKILIRDCLSFPTLGDRFFRIAVRSNEENERLLQALFQLLAISN
- a CDS encoding HU family DNA-binding protein produces the protein MNKGELVDAIADKASVTKKQADAVLTAALETIIEAVSSGDKVTLVGFGSFEPRERKAREGRNPKTGDKMDIPATKVPAFSAGKLFREKVSPGKD